The proteins below come from a single Phorcysia thermohydrogeniphila genomic window:
- the accC gene encoding acetyl-CoA carboxylase biotin carboxylase subunit gives MFRKVLIANRGEIAVRIIRTCKELGIKTVAIYSTADRDSLHVYLADEAICIGGPLPQESYLNIPAIISAAEVTGADAIHPGYGFLSENPGFAEICTACGMKFIGPSPEAMVLMGDKAKAREVAVKAGVPVVPGSGILRNVQEALKACEEIGYPVLVKAAHGGGGRGMRLIESPDEAETLIATAMAEAEAAFGNGEVYVEKYIENPRHIEIQLIADGHGNVVTFGERECSLQRRHQKVVEEAPSPFVDETLREKLSEAAKKLAEYIGYEGAGTVEFLVDKDRNFYFIEMNTRIQVEHPVTELVTGKDLIRYQIEVAAGEKLDLNQPTLKGHAIEFRITCEDFEKDFRPTPGKIEKLLLPGGFGVRVDTHIYEGYSVPQYYDSLLAKLIVWGETREEAIRRGKRALSEFIIEGNLKTTIPFHIKLLEHENFIRGELDTKILETKILPQIKTV, from the coding sequence ATGTTCAGGAAAGTCCTCATAGCCAACAGAGGTGAAATAGCAGTAAGAATCATTAGAACCTGTAAGGAGCTCGGTATAAAAACCGTTGCTATTTACTCAACGGCTGATAGGGACTCCCTTCACGTTTACTTAGCTGATGAAGCTATCTGTATAGGAGGTCCTCTTCCTCAGGAAAGCTACTTGAACATTCCGGCCATAATTTCAGCTGCCGAAGTCACTGGGGCTGACGCTATACATCCCGGTTACGGCTTTCTATCGGAAAATCCGGGTTTTGCCGAAATATGTACCGCCTGCGGTATGAAGTTCATAGGGCCATCGCCAGAGGCGATGGTTCTGATGGGCGATAAGGCCAAGGCGAGGGAAGTAGCTGTTAAAGCAGGCGTTCCGGTAGTTCCGGGTAGTGGAATCCTCAGGAACGTTCAAGAAGCCCTAAAGGCGTGTGAGGAGATTGGCTATCCAGTTCTTGTGAAGGCTGCCCACGGGGGTGGAGGAAGGGGAATGAGGCTTATAGAGTCTCCCGATGAGGCTGAAACCCTCATAGCTACTGCAATGGCTGAGGCTGAGGCTGCCTTTGGTAATGGGGAGGTCTACGTAGAGAAGTACATAGAAAACCCAAGGCACATAGAGATACAGCTCATTGCCGATGGTCACGGTAATGTGGTAACCTTTGGAGAAAGGGAGTGTTCCCTTCAGAGGAGACACCAAAAAGTAGTTGAAGAGGCGCCATCCCCATTTGTGGATGAGACTTTAAGGGAGAAGCTTTCAGAAGCGGCAAAAAAGCTTGCAGAGTACATTGGTTACGAGGGTGCTGGAACGGTTGAGTTCCTCGTTGATAAGGACAGGAATTTCTACTTCATAGAAATGAATACCAGAATTCAGGTGGAGCACCCTGTTACTGAACTTGTTACCGGTAAGGACCTTATAAGGTATCAGATTGAGGTAGCTGCCGGTGAAAAACTTGACTTAAATCAACCCACTTTGAAAGGACACGCTATAGAATTTAGGATAACGTGTGAAGATTTTGAAAAGGACTTCCGTCCAACGCCGGGAAAAATAGAAAAGCTACTCCTTCCCGGAGGGTTCGGAGTAAGGGTTGATACCCACATTTACGAGGGGTATTCAGTTCCCCAGTATTACGACTCGCTCCTTGCAAAGCTAATAGTTTGGGGAGAAACGAGAGAGGAAGCTATCAGGAGAGGGAAGAGAGCTCTCTCTGAGTTTATCATTGAGGGAAACTTGAAAACAACAATACCCTTTCATATAAAACTATTAGAGCATGAAAACTTTATAAGAGGAGAGCTTGACACAAAAATACTTGAGACTAAAATTTTGCCGCAAATAAAAACCGTTTGA
- the accB gene encoding acetyl-CoA carboxylase biotin carboxyl carrier protein has product MLLDKVKELLKALENTSVEELEVETEGLKVRVKFKREKGAGAPAPLQETKTAEPVAQEAPSEEEKTNYYVVEAPMVGTFYRAPAPGAEPFVKEGDFVEKGQTLCIIEALKVMNEIESEVSGIVRKILVENGQPVEYGQPLFYIEPR; this is encoded by the coding sequence CTGTTGCTGGACAAAGTAAAGGAACTCTTAAAGGCTCTTGAAAATACTTCTGTTGAAGAGCTTGAAGTAGAGACTGAAGGTCTGAAAGTTAGGGTCAAGTTTAAGAGGGAAAAGGGAGCTGGAGCTCCAGCTCCCCTTCAAGAAACTAAAACGGCAGAGCCGGTCGCTCAAGAAGCTCCTTCTGAGGAAGAAAAGACCAACTACTACGTCGTAGAAGCTCCAATGGTGGGAACTTTTTATAGAGCTCCTGCCCCCGGCGCTGAGCCTTTCGTGAAGGAAGGGGACTTTGTAGAAAAGGGGCAAACACTCTGCATAATAGAGGCCCTTAAAGTTATGAACGAGATAGAGTCAGAAGTTTCCGGAATAGTTAGGAAAATCCTCGTGGAGAACGGTCAACCGGTGGAGTACGGTCAGCCCCTCTTCTACATAGAACCGAGGTAG
- a CDS encoding Fur family transcriptional regulator — translation MELERKLELFREKAREAGLKVTPQRIAIYRELASRNDHPSAEELFESLKNKIEGISLTTVYRTLASLEKAGLVVRVPTLKDKVHYDARVEPHSHFVCVECGAIYDIDIPSEQPFNKLKEEGFEIVNCTVLCYGICKKCKKEVK, via the coding sequence ATGGAACTTGAAAGGAAGCTGGAGCTCTTTAGGGAAAAGGCGAGAGAGGCAGGGTTAAAGGTTACTCCCCAGAGGATAGCAATTTACAGGGAACTGGCCTCCCGTAACGACCACCCATCGGCGGAAGAGCTCTTTGAGAGCTTAAAGAACAAGATAGAAGGGATTTCCCTTACCACTGTCTACAGGACGCTTGCAAGCCTTGAGAAGGCCGGACTTGTAGTGAGAGTTCCAACCCTTAAAGACAAGGTTCACTACGACGCAAGGGTAGAACCCCACAGCCACTTCGTCTGTGTAGAGTGCGGAGCTATTTACGATATTGACATCCCCTCAGAACAGCCCTTCAACAAGCTCAAGGAAGAGGGATTTGAAATCGTAAACTGCACAGTTCTGTGCTACGGCATATGTAAAAAATGTAAAAAAGAAGTTAAATAA
- a CDS encoding damage-control phosphatase ARMT1 family protein, whose translation MKVYPECIPCFMKQVLNVARVAEIPDSATLDILRETAKFISKELRPDKSPGHNATFIHRIFKEKTQVKDPYKTLKDRYNDIALKLEPILERDIYEKAEDKLSIAIRLAALGNVIDFGIPKPFSLEEEIKNVLSAPFAYFDIALLERFLVPGKQVLYVADNAGEIVFDKFLIRELKKYGLKVVLAVRGGPILNDATVEDAFKTGVVDYVDELITTGRDFIGIDFDFVSQEFLDHWNRSFFVISKGQANFETLDGIDSKDIFFILKAKCRPVAKELNCNVNDLIFLYNKRLFEIRENEGC comes from the coding sequence ATGAAAGTCTACCCTGAATGCATACCCTGCTTTATGAAACAGGTGCTTAACGTTGCAAGGGTTGCGGAGATTCCCGACTCCGCGACCCTTGATATACTCCGGGAAACAGCCAAGTTCATCTCAAAAGAGCTCCGACCAGACAAATCTCCCGGCCACAACGCAACTTTCATCCACAGGATTTTTAAGGAAAAAACGCAAGTAAAAGACCCCTACAAGACCCTCAAAGACAGGTATAACGATATTGCCTTAAAGCTTGAACCTATCTTAGAAAGGGACATCTACGAAAAGGCTGAAGACAAGCTCTCCATAGCCATAAGGCTAGCAGCCTTAGGAAACGTTATAGACTTCGGAATACCGAAACCCTTTAGTCTTGAAGAGGAAATAAAAAATGTCCTGAGCGCACCCTTTGCCTACTTTGATATTGCTCTCTTAGAGCGCTTTTTAGTCCCCGGAAAGCAGGTTCTCTACGTGGCCGATAACGCCGGAGAGATAGTCTTTGACAAGTTCCTGATACGGGAGCTTAAAAAGTACGGACTGAAGGTTGTCCTCGCCGTAAGGGGAGGCCCTATCCTCAACGACGCAACAGTTGAAGACGCCTTCAAGACAGGAGTCGTAGATTACGTAGACGAGCTCATAACAACGGGAAGGGACTTTATAGGCATTGACTTTGACTTCGTATCTCAGGAATTTTTAGACCACTGGAACAGGTCGTTCTTTGTTATCTCAAAAGGACAGGCTAACTTTGAAACGCTGGACGGCATTGATTCAAAAGATATATTCTTCATCCTCAAGGCTAAGTGCCGGCCTGTAGCGAAAGAGCTCAACTGTAACGTGAACGACCTCATATTCCTCTATAACAAGCGCCTTTTTGAGATAAGAGAGAATGAAGGTTGTTAA
- the fmt gene encoding methionyl-tRNA formyltransferase, with amino-acid sequence MGTPDFAVPSLNALKEAGYEVPLVITQPDRPAGRGKKLTPPPVKVLAEELGIPVYQPEKVKGNRELLETLRKINPDLIVVAAYGKILPDEILNLPKFGCINVHASLLPEYRGASPIQSVLLDGKEETGVTIMKISPELDAGDIISQRKVKIEKSDNAQTLHDKLAKVGAELLVETIPDYVSGKITPVPQDHSKATYCKPIKKEMGRIDWTLPAERIFNMVRAFTPWPSAYAEFKGRRVKITEAEPVNLQGKPGEVVKADKELVVATGEGALRIKRIRPEGRKEITGEEFIRGYRVKVGDMFS; translated from the coding sequence ATGGGAACTCCAGACTTTGCCGTTCCCTCCTTAAATGCCTTAAAGGAAGCTGGCTACGAAGTGCCTTTAGTGATAACCCAGCCAGATAGGCCTGCTGGAAGGGGAAAAAAGTTAACGCCACCACCTGTAAAAGTACTTGCAGAAGAGCTTGGCATCCCAGTTTACCAGCCAGAAAAGGTAAAGGGGAACAGGGAACTCCTTGAAACCTTAAGGAAGATAAATCCTGACCTCATCGTCGTAGCAGCCTACGGGAAAATCTTACCCGACGAGATACTCAACCTACCAAAGTTTGGCTGCATAAACGTCCACGCCTCTCTCCTACCGGAGTACAGGGGAGCTTCCCCCATTCAGTCTGTCCTACTTGACGGTAAAGAAGAAACCGGCGTAACGATAATGAAAATCTCTCCAGAGCTTGACGCCGGCGACATCATCTCTCAACGAAAAGTAAAAATAGAAAAATCAGACAACGCTCAAACTCTCCACGATAAACTCGCCAAAGTAGGGGCAGAGCTCCTTGTAGAAACGATTCCAGACTACGTCTCAGGAAAAATTACCCCAGTTCCTCAGGACCACTCTAAGGCTACCTACTGTAAACCGATAAAGAAAGAAATGGGAAGGATAGACTGGACACTGCCGGCAGAAAGGATATTCAACATGGTAAGGGCCTTTACCCCTTGGCCTTCTGCCTACGCAGAGTTTAAAGGAAGAAGGGTAAAAATAACAGAAGCAGAACCGGTAAACCTTCAAGGGAAGCCGGGAGAGGTTGTAAAAGCAGATAAAGAGCTCGTTGTAGCTACTGGGGAGGGAGCTCTCAGGATAAAGAGAATTCGCCCCGAAGGCAGGAAAGAGATAACTGGCGAAGAGTTTATCAGGGGTTACCGAGTAAAGGTTGGCGATATGTTCTCATAG
- the purE gene encoding 5-(carboxyamino)imidazole ribonucleotide mutase, which produces MKKVAVIMGSKSDMPIMESCTETLEKFGIPYDVKVLSAHRTIDEVIAFCEKAEEEYDVIIAAAGYAAHLGGVIAAKTVLPVIGVPLDASPLKGIDSLLSIVQMPGGIPVATVTIGKAGAKNAAVLAAEIMAIKYPELKEKLKAYREEMKKKVLEG; this is translated from the coding sequence ATGAAAAAAGTTGCAGTAATAATGGGAAGTAAATCGGACATGCCTATCATGGAAAGCTGTACTGAAACTCTTGAGAAGTTCGGCATTCCCTACGATGTAAAAGTTCTCTCTGCCCACAGAACTATTGATGAGGTTATCGCTTTCTGTGAGAAGGCAGAGGAGGAGTACGACGTTATCATTGCAGCTGCCGGTTACGCTGCCCACCTTGGAGGAGTAATCGCCGCAAAGACGGTTCTACCCGTTATAGGAGTTCCTCTTGATGCCTCCCCTCTTAAAGGAATTGACTCTCTCCTCTCCATCGTTCAGATGCCGGGAGGTATCCCGGTTGCAACAGTAACGATAGGTAAAGCTGGAGCTAAGAACGCAGCAGTCTTGGCAGCAGAAATTATGGCGATAAAGTACCCAGAACTAAAAGAGAAACTGAAAGCTTACAGGGAAGAGATGAAGAAGAAGGTATTAGAGGGTTAA
- a CDS encoding RNA chaperone Hfq: MKRYKTLEDAQIELIELLESEGEFRGTIEELAERLQVRPESIKPLLQLMRSSGDIVFEEIEDELIIRPSSLIPAIPPILTEEQKKDVEKKLAEGHKLIACSYMGGVQSRELRSAMGKRVIIYFRSGSRVEGKLKGFDRFCIKIRNYMGNILVYKHAISTIVYKP; this comes from the coding sequence ATGAAAAGGTATAAAACGCTTGAGGATGCACAGATAGAGCTCATAGAGCTCCTTGAGTCTGAAGGTGAGTTCAGGGGAACGATAGAAGAGCTGGCCGAAAGGCTTCAGGTTCGCCCTGAGAGTATAAAACCGCTCCTCCAGCTAATGCGTTCCTCTGGCGACATTGTCTTTGAAGAGATAGAAGACGAGCTTATTATCAGGCCGTCCTCTCTCATTCCAGCCATCCCACCGATTCTAACGGAAGAGCAGAAGAAGGACGTTGAGAAGAAGCTTGCGGAAGGTCACAAGCTTATTGCCTGCTCCTACATGGGGGGCGTGCAGAGCAGGGAGCTCCGCAGCGCTATGGGAAAGAGGGTGATAATCTACTTCCGGAGCGGTAGTCGGGTTGAAGGGAAGCTAAAAGGTTTTGACAGGTTCTGCATTAAGATAAGGAACTACATGGGTAACATCTTGGTTTACAAACACGCGATTTCAACAATCGTTTACAAGCCCTGA
- a CDS encoding L-threonylcarbamoyladenylate synthase, which yields MKVVKKDVTNVKEIARALREGKLICAPTDTLYGILGNALDKKAVEEVYRIKGRDPQKPLIVLFESVEQLTEHGVVIPERFKDKLKKLIPAPITFVLPLDSESPFRALFCRDNLAVRIPDDNFLRALIKETFPLFAPSANPQGEKPATNCKECYRYFRDKLAYCVEGKPGNVPSTIVSLLGNTPELIREGAIKFSKVMEVLVGEEA from the coding sequence ATGAAGGTTGTTAAAAAGGATGTTACTAACGTTAAAGAAATTGCAAGAGCTCTAAGAGAGGGAAAACTCATCTGTGCTCCAACGGATACGCTTTACGGGATACTGGGAAACGCCTTAGACAAAAAAGCAGTCGAAGAGGTCTACAGAATAAAGGGTAGAGACCCTCAAAAACCCCTCATAGTTCTCTTTGAATCTGTGGAGCAGCTTACAGAGCATGGAGTTGTAATACCGGAAAGGTTTAAAGACAAACTAAAAAAGCTTATTCCGGCTCCTATCACCTTTGTTCTCCCTTTAGACTCTGAAAGTCCCTTTAGAGCTCTCTTTTGTAGGGACAACTTGGCCGTTCGGATTCCAGACGATAATTTTTTAAGAGCTCTCATAAAGGAGACTTTTCCCCTCTTTGCGCCCAGCGCTAACCCTCAAGGAGAAAAGCCGGCAACTAACTGCAAGGAGTGTTATCGTTACTTTAGAGATAAACTCGCCTACTGCGTTGAAGGGAAGCCGGGGAACGTTCCCTCAACGATTGTCTCTCTCCTTGGGAATACTCCAGAGCTTATAAGGGAAGGAGCTATCAAATTCTCTAAGGTAATGGAGGTCTTAGTTGGAGAGGAAGCTTAA
- a CDS encoding helix-turn-helix domain-containing protein gives MKRVCAIGIPNDDEDLQSLLEGFSPLKELSFYVEPVDTVPTRELADFIDLLAISPSKKNLPLIDHAVESLNLPVVVVLPFRGKEKLLENIYPYINRESALILVTYSGELFVKTGIKLIVRISNKLKLEVRSKEFLQLRLSPNCSHLEKFKAKKLLRRNSLSFKEALMLKLFFESPGEVIPYERFLELGIKEDSLPVYISKLRRMLKCLEPSVVIRSNRKNGYTLTQGL, from the coding sequence ATGAAAAGAGTCTGTGCCATAGGAATTCCCAATGACGACGAGGACCTACAGTCGCTGCTTGAAGGTTTTTCTCCACTAAAGGAACTCTCATTCTACGTTGAACCCGTTGATACAGTACCCACTCGTGAACTGGCCGATTTTATAGACCTACTCGCAATATCTCCCTCAAAGAAAAACCTTCCACTGATAGACCACGCTGTTGAGTCACTTAACCTCCCAGTTGTTGTGGTCCTGCCCTTTAGAGGAAAAGAGAAACTACTGGAAAACATCTATCCCTACATCAATAGAGAGAGTGCCCTCATACTTGTTACCTACAGCGGAGAACTCTTTGTAAAAACAGGAATTAAACTCATTGTCAGAATTTCAAACAAGCTCAAGCTTGAAGTAAGGTCAAAGGAATTTCTACAGCTGAGGCTCTCTCCCAACTGCTCTCACCTTGAGAAGTTCAAGGCAAAGAAGCTCCTAAGGAGGAACTCCCTTTCCTTCAAAGAAGCACTAATGCTAAAACTTTTCTTTGAAAGCCCGGGAGAAGTTATCCCATACGAAAGGTTTTTGGAGCTCGGAATAAAGGAAGATAGCTTGCCTGTTTACATATCAAAGCTCAGGAGAATGCTCAAATGTCTTGAGCCATCGGTAGTCATAAGGAGTAACAGGAAAAACGGCTACACCTTAACTCAGGGCTTGTAA
- the efp gene encoding elongation factor P gives MASIDVNQIAKGMKLEIDGQPYEIIDYQHVKPGKGQAFARIKLKNLKTGNVVEKTYKVGEKLELADFEEREMEYIYNDGEYYYFMDSKTYEQVGVSAAALGEKAKFLKENTTTIVQFYKGEAISVKLPKSIVLQVVDTEPGFKGDTVSNVTKPATLETGAVVQVPMFINPGDYIKVNPETGEYIERVSVK, from the coding sequence TTGGCTTCCATAGATGTTAACCAGATAGCCAAGGGAATGAAACTTGAAATTGACGGACAGCCTTACGAGATAATAGACTACCAGCACGTTAAGCCCGGTAAAGGACAGGCCTTTGCAAGAATTAAGCTCAAGAACCTTAAAACTGGAAACGTTGTTGAGAAAACCTACAAAGTTGGAGAAAAGTTAGAACTTGCCGACTTTGAAGAGAGGGAAATGGAGTACATTTACAACGACGGAGAGTACTACTACTTTATGGACTCCAAGACTTACGAGCAGGTTGGCGTTTCCGCCGCTGCCCTCGGCGAGAAAGCTAAGTTCCTAAAGGAAAATACAACCACTATCGTTCAGTTCTATAAAGGAGAAGCAATTTCTGTGAAGTTGCCAAAGAGTATTGTTCTTCAGGTTGTTGATACTGAGCCCGGATTTAAGGGCGACACAGTTTCTAACGTTACTAAGCCTGCTACTTTGGAAACGGGAGCGGTTGTTCAAGTTCCGATGTTTATAAACCCCGGAGATTACATCAAAGTTAACCCTGAAACGGGTGAGTACATAGAAAGGGTAAGTGTTAAATGA
- a CDS encoding RNA chaperone Hfq: protein MASQSKSEKVKIWIKEYLSEFGEYSGTLEELANLANASPYLIKKALSDLEEEGFLKAESKRGKGLLIVLVSKEEAKEEAEEEKKDTQEVPAVEETKPQPDEKEEKKKKKVSLQDQVLNSLLGKDIIVFLISGTRLEGKLLDFDNFTLSMTAPKGKSLVYKHAIATIIFE, encoded by the coding sequence ATGGCATCTCAGTCTAAATCAGAAAAAGTAAAAATATGGATTAAGGAGTACCTTTCTGAGTTTGGGGAGTATTCAGGTACCCTTGAAGAGCTTGCTAACTTAGCAAACGCATCTCCCTACCTTATAAAGAAAGCCCTCTCAGACCTTGAGGAGGAAGGTTTCCTTAAGGCAGAGTCAAAGAGAGGTAAAGGACTTTTAATCGTTCTAGTGAGCAAAGAAGAAGCAAAAGAAGAAGCGGAAGAGGAGAAAAAAGATACTCAGGAGGTACCGGCCGTGGAAGAGACAAAGCCACAGCCGGATGAGAAGGAGGAGAAGAAAAAGAAGAAAGTTTCACTTCAGGACCAAGTTCTTAACTCTCTACTTGGTAAGGACATTATCGTTTTCCTCATAAGCGGAACAAGGCTTGAAGGTAAGCTCCTTGACTTTGACAACTTTACGCTTTCAATGACTGCTCCGAAAGGGAAATCCCTTGTCTACAAACACGCTATTGCCACAATAATCTTTGAGTAG